The sequence CGATCGCCGCTGCCGACGAGCACGCCCCGCGGGCCGAGCCGCAATTGGCCGCCGTCGCGATGGGCGAGTTGCACCGTGTCGCGATAGCCCGAGTCCGTGGTCCGCCGGACGAGGCTCGTGTGCGCGGCGACCATCGCCAACTTGCCCCAGACGCGGCGGCCGGCTAATACTAACCGTCCGGATTCCAATCCGAGGTCATGGCCGCCGTCGATCAGCGATCGGGTGTCGGTTGACGCTTCGGTACCTTCAATGACCAGCGCCCCAAGTGATGCTCCGGCACGACTGCCGACATCGAGCAACTGGCTGCCTCGCAAGAATGTCTGCGCGGCATGACCGAGCACGCGGGCGGTAATCGCTTCGGTCCGCAACAGCGGTTCGGTCGGCGAGCCTGCTTCGCCGCGGGCGGATGGATCGGCCGCAAGGACGCGCGCCGCATTGAGAGTGGCCTCGAGGCGTCGATTCCGCTCTTCGAACTCTTGCAATTTCCGTTCGGCCTCGGCCAGCCGCGTCGCGTCGTCGAAATCGATCCGCAAACAGGCCAGTTTATCTCCCGAGAATTCGATGGCGCCGGCCGCGATCGATTGTGCTGGCTGCAAACAGGCGCTCCAGGCGTTTCGCGCCGGTTCGGTCAGGCGCGCCGGCAAGAGATAGAGCACTGCCGCCGCGGCGAGTAGAATCGCCAGCATGCCGGGCAACGACGTCAACCGGCTCAAACCATCGCGCCATTTCGGCTTCGGCGAATGCTCAGACATCGTCATCGCTCGACTCCAATGCGCCGCGCCAAGCATCCAAACGCTCCAGGCAAATCAGCGTGCCTTTTGCCACGGCCGTGAGCGCATCGGCCGCAATTCGCGCCGGGACGCCGGTCCGCTCCGCAGTGAACCGATCCAGCGCGCGAAGCAGCGAGCCGCCACCACAGAGCACCAAGCCGTGGTGCGCCAAATCGGCCGCCAGATCTGGGCTGCACCCGTCGACCGTCTGCCGGATCGCATCGACGATCGATTCAAGCGGATCGGCCAGCGCCTCGCGAATCTCTTCGCTGGTGATTGTGAGCCGCCGCGGCAGACCGCTGGCGGCATCGGCCCCGGCCACCTCTTCGACCAGCTCCTCTTCGAGCGGATAGGCGCTGCCGATGTCGATCCGCAATTGCTCGGCGGCGGCCGGCCCGACACGAAGACCGTATCTGCGGCGAAGATAATCCACGATCGCTTGATCCATGTGATCGCCGCCGACGCGGAGCGAGCGGCACGAGACGATGTCGCCGACGCTGAGCACGGCGACCTCGGTCGTGCCGCCCCCGATATCCACCACCATGCTCGCGATCGGCTCGGCGACCGGCAACCCGACTCCGATCGCGGCGGCCTTCGCTTCTGGAATGAGCAGCACCTCGCGCGCCCCGGCGCGTTGGGCGCTATTGAATACGGCCCGCTTTTCCACCGGCGTGATCGAGCCGGGCACCGCGATCAGCACGCGCGGCCGCGAGCTGAAACGGCCGCGCCGCACCTTCCGGAGGAAATACCGCAGCATTGCCTCGCAGAGATGGAAATCGGTGATCACACCGTCCCTGAGCGGATGGACGACCGAGATCGATTCGGGTGTGCGGCCCCACATCTGCCGGGCAAGATGCCCGACTGCGCAGCCGCCGGACAGGACCTGTCGCGCGCGGGCGCCGACCGCCACGACCGACGGTTCATTGAGCACCAGCCCCTCGCCGGGAACGCTGATCAGCGTGTTGACCGTTCCCAGATCGATGGCCAGATCGGAACTGAAATATCCGAAGACGCGATTGAGCATCCATGCTCTCGCAGGGGCTGGGGATTGGGGGCTGGAAGAAGTGCCGAAGGACTATTGCTTCGTACTTTGCACTTCGTACTTTGTACTTGTTACGGACTTGGCGTTGGGTTGACGGCGGGGGCGGGTTGAGGTTCGGGGACAGAGGACGCTTGCGCGTCTTGCGGGACCTTGACCTTCATCTGAAAGGCATTCATCTCCAGATACAGGAACAGGCAGCCTACCATGATGAAGATCAATGACAGGATCAGCATCATCGTGTAAATATTCGCCCGCTGTTTCTGGACGAACACGCCGCGTCCCGAATCGGCTTTCAAGTCTGCGATTGCCACGCTCTGCCTCGCGGGATACTTCTAAGAGATTGATGTCGTGGTTGTCGTGGCCGACGCTG is a genomic window of Pirellulales bacterium containing:
- a CDS encoding rod shape-determining protein MreC, translating into MSEHSPKPKWRDGLSRLTSLPGMLAILLAAAAVLYLLPARLTEPARNAWSACLQPAQSIAAGAIEFSGDKLACLRIDFDDATRLAEAERKLQEFEERNRRLEATLNAARVLAADPSARGEAGSPTEPLLRTEAITARVLGHAAQTFLRGSQLLDVGSRAGASLGALVIEGTEASTDTRSLIDGGHDLGLESGRLVLAGRRVWGKLAMVAAHTSLVRRTTDSGYRDTVQLAHRDGGQLRLGPRGVLVGSGDRLCQIELVAATEPVSVRDEVYTVGDGVLPAPLLYGTVVRVEHPGAAAHWQIWMQPSDGADEPREVAVLRMELNPARVANY
- a CDS encoding rod shape-determining protein; translated protein: MLNRVFGYFSSDLAIDLGTVNTLISVPGEGLVLNEPSVVAVGARARQVLSGGCAVGHLARQMWGRTPESISVVHPLRDGVITDFHLCEAMLRYFLRKVRRGRFSSRPRVLIAVPGSITPVEKRAVFNSAQRAGAREVLLIPEAKAAAIGVGLPVAEPIASMVVDIGGGTTEVAVLSVGDIVSCRSLRVGGDHMDQAIVDYLRRRYGLRVGPAAAEQLRIDIGSAYPLEEELVEEVAGADAASGLPRRLTITSEEIREALADPLESIVDAIRQTVDGCSPDLAADLAHHGLVLCGGGSLLRALDRFTAERTGVPARIAADALTAVAKGTLICLERLDAWRGALESSDDDV